The Medicago truncatula cultivar Jemalong A17 chromosome 4, MtrunA17r5.0-ANR, whole genome shotgun sequence genome includes a region encoding these proteins:
- the LOC25492007 gene encoding protein transport protein SEC31 homolog B, whose translation MACIKGVNRSALVALAPDAPYLAAGTMAGAVDLSFSSSANLEIFKIDFQSDDPELPLVAEYPSSDRFNRLSWGRNGSSSEEFALGLVAGGLVDGNIDLWNPLSLIRSEENESSLVGHLVRHKGPVRGLEFNSIAPNLLASGAEDGEICIWDLANPLEPTHFPPLKGSGSASQGEVSFLSWNSKVQHILASTSYNGTTVVWDLKKQKSVISVVDPVRRRGSALQWHPDVATQLAVASDEDGSPSIKLWDMRNTMTPVKEFVGHSRGVIAMSWCPNDSSYLLTCGKDSRTICWDTISGEIAYELPAGTNWNFDVHWYSKIPGVISASSFDVKIGIYNIKGCRQSGESDFGAVPLRAPKWYKRPVGASFGFGGKLVSFHPGSSASDSPAGASEVYVHNMVTEDGLVSRSSEFEAAIQNGERTLLRVLCDKKSQESVSEEERETWGFLKVMFEEDGTARTKLLTHLGFNVPSEEKDIVNDELSQEINALGLEGTSANNIGHVATNEANNLFLDNGEDFFNNIPSPKADTPPSAASGNFVVADNANGSDKIEDGVEVEESSDPSFDDNVQRALVVGDYKDAVSQCISADKWADALVIAHVGSTSLWESTRDQYLKKNRSPYLKVVSAMVSNDLLSLVNTRPLKFWKETLALLCSFAQRDEWTMLCDTLASKLMGAGNTLAATLCYICAGNIDKTVEIWSRSLSDEHKGKSYVDLLQDLMEKTIVLALATGQKRFSASLCKLVEKYAEILASQGLLTTAMEYLKLLGSEELSTELVILKDRIALSTETEKDLKTTAFENSQSHGGSFYGADNSNYVNHYQGSVSTHVPPGVHVPPGVSGGQYPDSYQPPYDNRYVPGYGAPVPHQPPQQPNIFVPSQTTQPQPPQSNFPNTSGAQPPVRVFEPQTPALIRNPEQYQQPTLGSQLYNTNNNPTFPPTNQPYQPTPPAPSHIGHGPNLPHVAAPTSNPIGFMQTPSSAGVQRPGVGSIQPPSPPQPQPVQPAAAPAAPPPTVQTADTSKVPAQQMPIVTSLTRLFNETSEALGGSRANPAKKREIEDNSKRLGGLFAKLNSGDISKNASDKLLQLCQALDNGDFGTALQIQVHLTTTEWDECQSWLGSLKRMIKTKQSVRLS comes from the exons ATGGCGTGTATCAAAGGGGTTAATCGATCGGCGTTAGTCGCACTGGCGCCGGATGCACCGTATCTCGCCGCCGGTACTATGGCCGGAGCCGTCGATCTCTCGTTTAGCTCATCGGCGAATCTTGAAATATTCAAGATAGATTTCCAATCCGATGATCCTGAATTGCCTCTTGTTGCGGAATACCCTAGCTCTGATCGGTTTAATCGTCTTTCTTGGGGGAGAAACGGTTCTTCGTCTGAAGAGTTCGCTCTTGGTCTTGTTGCTGGTGGATTAGTCGACGGGAATATTGATCTTTGGAATCCTCTTAGTCTGATTCG CTCGGAGGAAAATGAAAGTTCTCTTGTTGGGCACCTTGTAAGGCACAAGGGACCG GTTCGTGGTCTTGAGTTTAATTCAATTGCACCTAATCTTCTTGCATCTGGGGCTGAGGATGGTGAAATTTGCATATGGGATTTGGCCAATCCTTTAGAGCCTACACATTTTCCACCATTAAAG GGTAGTGGCTCTGCTTCCCAGGGTGAAGTTTCATTCTTATCTTGGAATAGTAAAGTGCAGCACATATTAGCGTCCACTTCATATAATGGGACCACTG TGGTCTGGGACCTAAAGAAACAAAAGTCAGTGATAAG CGTTGTTGATCCAGTTAGACGGCGGGGCTCAGCTTTGCAGTGGCATCCTGATGTTGCTACCCAACTTGCTGTTGCATCAGATGAAGATGGATCTCCTTCTATAAAG CTTTGGGATATGAGGAATACAATGACACCAGTAAAGGAGTTTGTGGGGCACAGTAGAG GAGTAATTGCAATGTCATGGTGTCCCAATGATAGCTCTTATTTGCTTACTTGTGGCAAAGATAGCCGGACCATATGCTGGGACACTATTTCTGGAGAG ATTGCCTATGAATTGCCAGCTGGAACCAACTGGAACTTTGATGTGCATTGGTATTCTAAGATACCTGGGGTGATATCAGCATCCTCCTTTGATGTAAAAATCGGCATATACAATATTAAG GGTTGCCGTCAATCTGGAGAGAGTGATTTTGGTgcag TACCGCTGAGAGCTCCAAAATGGTATAAACGCCCTGTTGGTGCGTCTTTTGGCTTTGGAGGTAAACTTGTGTCATTTCATCCTGGTTCTTCTGCTTCAGATTCACCTGCTGGGGCTTCAGAG GTTTATGTGCATAACATGGTCACCGAAGACGGTCTGGTGAGTCGTTCATCTGAATTTGAAGCTGCGATACAAAATGGGGAAAGAACTTTGTTAAGGGTTCTATGTGATAAAAAGTCTCAGGAATCAGT ATCTGAGGAGGAAAGGGAAACGTGGGGCTTTTTGAAGGTTATGTTTGAAGAAGATGGAACTGCAAGAACAAAACTTCTCACACACCTTGGTTTCAATGTACCTAGTGAAGAAAAAGACATAGTTAATGATGAACTTTCCCAGGAAATAAATGCTCTTGGACTTGAGGGCACATCTGCTAATAACATAGGACATGTGGCTACTAATGAAgccaataatttatttttggacaaCGGTGAGGATTTCTTTAACAATATTCCCAGTCCCAAAGCTGATACTCCTCCATCTGCGGCTTCTGGCAACTTTGTTGTTGCGGATAATGCAAACGGTTCAGACAAAATCGAAGATGGTGTGGAAGTGGAAGAGAGCAGTGATCCTTCATTTGATGACAATGTGCAGCGTGCTTTAGTTGTTGGGGACTACAAGGATGCAGTTTCTCAATGCATATCTGCTGATAAATGGGCTGATGCTTTAGTTATTGCTCATGTGGGTAGCACCTCCTTGTGGGAAAGTACACGGGATCAATACCTTAAGAAGAACCGATCACCATACTTAAAG GTTGTATCAGCGATGGTGAGCAATGATCTCTTGAGCCTTGTGAACACCAGGCCTCTAAAATTCTGGAAAGAAACCCTTGCTCTTCTTTGCAGT TTTGCTCAGAGAGATGAATGGACTATGCTTTGCGACACACTTGCTTCAAAACTTATGGGGGCTGGCAATACATTAGCTGCAACTCTTTGTTATATATGTGCTGGAAATATTGATAAAACTGTTGAAATTTGGTCAAGGAGCCTGTCGGATGAGCACAAGGGGAAATCTTATGTTGATCTTCTTCAG GATTTGATGGAAAAAACTATTGTTCTTGCCTTGGCAACTGGGCAGAAGCGGTTTAGTGCCTCTCTGTGCAAGCTTGTTGAGAAATATGCTGAAATTTTAGCAAGTCAAGGGTTGCTGACCACAGCAATGGAGTATCTAAAACTTTTGGGTTCTGAAGAACTTTCAACTGAACTTGTGATTTTGAAGGACCGAATTGCACTGTCTACAGAAACTG AGAAAGACTTAAAGACCACTGCTTTTGAAAATTCTCAATCACACGGTGGATCCTTTTATGGTGCTGATAATTCCAATTATGTGAATCATTACCAG GGTTCAGTATCCACTCATGTGCCGCCTGGTGTTCATGTGCCACCTGGTGTTTCGGGAGGTCAATATCCTGATAGCTATCAGCCGCCATATGATAATAGATATGTGCCTGGATATGGGGCTCCTGTTCCACACCAGCCACCCCAACAGCCCAATATATTTGTTCCGTCACAGACTACTCAGCCCCAGCCTCCTCAG TCAAACTTCCCAAATACTTCCGGGGCACAACCTCCTGTGAGAGTTTTTGAACCTCAAACTCCTGCTTTGATTAGAAATCCAGAGCAATATCAGCAGCCCACATTGGGTTCTCAATTGTATAAT ACAAACAACAATCCAACTTTCCCGCCTACCAATCAACCTTACCAGCCTACACCTCCTGCTCCATCTCACATTGGTCATGGCCCGAACTTACCACACGTTGCGGCACCTACGTCAAATCCAATTGGATTCATGCAAACCCCTAGTTCTGCTGGTGTTCAAAGACCTGGGGTGGGATCAATTCAACCTCCCAGTCCCCCTCAACCGCAACCTGTGCAACCGGCTGCTGCACCAGCAGCTCCACCACCTACTGTGCAGACTGCTGATACTTCAAAAGTACCTG CACAACAAATGCCTATCGTCACATCATTGACAAGGCTTTTCAATGAGACATCAGAAGCACTGGGAGGTTCACGTGCAAACCCAGCAAAGAAGCGGGAGATAGAAGACAACTCAAAGAGACTTGGTGGGTTGTTTGCGAAGTTGAACAGTGGGGACATCTCCAAAAATGCTTCTGATAAGCTCCTTCAGCTTTGTCAGGCTTTAGACAATGGTGATTTTGGTACTGCCCTTCAAATTCAG GTTCATCTGACTACTACTGAATGGGATGAATGCCAGTCCTGGTTAGGTTCACTGAAGCGAATGATCAAGACAAAGCAGAGTGTGAGATTGAGTTAA